Part of the Oreochromis aureus strain Israel breed Guangdong linkage group 20, ZZ_aureus, whole genome shotgun sequence genome, GGAGGAGCCTTCCAGCATTACTCCAGACCTGTGGAATTCCCAGGAGGGGGAAGAGCAGCTCCGGGTCGAGCCCTCGCATAAAGATGACTAAACAAAGACCCCCAAGGGAAAAAAACCTACCAGGATGAAGTTAAATGAGAGGCCTAAGATGCATGAGGGCAGTTGCAGATGAAGGTGGAAGTGAATCACAGAGCTGCAGTGTGGGCCAAGATGAATGGTTCAGAGAGCTTAAAGTGGAATATCCTACCGACGCACAGTTAATCATTCTCCCCGCTTCTTTCCTGTGTGGAGCGCTGTTACGGGAGAAACCACAAAACTTCAATTGTGGCGCTTTTTCGTAGTTGGGTTGAAAGTTTCCATGTTCGGCGATGTGTTCACTCACTTTTATGACTCCTCGCTCCTCCCGTGGGACCTGTTAAAGTAGAAACCTGTGACTTCATCTGGTTTTTGTCTCCCGTCTCTTCATCACAGCTCCTCACTGTGGTACTTTTTTGGCTTGGAGATCACTCTCTGTCAAACTGTACCGCAGggatctttttttccccttttcttttctttcccccccCTTTTTAAACCTCtgaggttttttgttgttgtttttttttcttttttctatttggCGTGTGGCGCTGTTCTCTTGGTGGCCGTCGATGCTCATCGTAACGACAGAACCGAGCAAACAGAccctgaagataaaacacatcGCTTCCTGCACTGCACTGAGTGTTTAGAGCAGTTATTGTAAACGTTTTTATGAACTAGTTGTAAATCATATGAGTCAGCAAGCCTGAcaagatggggttttttttggggggggggatttgtttttaaaattgggACACTTTTAGATACTTTACAAGTGtgtattttgtaaaaaaaaaaaaaaaaaaaaatctctttctacatgtttttaattaagctatttatttaatgcttaaaaaaattgcaaaacattgtatttaaaACCCCCCACTAAATCTAAACTGTAAATCAAGCACTGAGGAAGCTTTCTTTGATTGTTTCCCGTCACCATCTGCTATGGATCAGGATGCTGTGGAaataaactttcctttttttattctgtgggggggaacacaactttctttcaaTTACCTGGTCAGTCTTTTAAACCTCAACACTTTCCCCTTGTGACTCCCTTTTGACACTGACACAGTTTTCCTCTGCAGCCGATCACGCCCTTCCTTACCCACAGTCCTCCCTGGCACAATGCGACGGCATACCCGTTGCACCCCCTCAAAGGATCACAGCTGGTGCTCTGGTTTTTGTGTCTAAGTGCCCTGGTCCACACCTCATCGGTCGCTCTAAAGCCTCAACAAATAAGGCCTAATCCCATATTATGGTTTACAGAAGAcgctagaaaaagaaaaagacacacagtgTGGAATATTTGGACTGCTGAGGGCACTTTCGGAGGAACAACTGTTCCCCTGAGTTCCAGTAAAGTTCCGACTCCTCTCTCCAAAAAGGTTCCAGTAAACCATTTTCTTCCCCCCCCACCTCCTGCTCTCCGAGTCCGTGTTTCCGAGCTCGTCCTCAGCTGATGTAACAAACAGTTGGTGACTGTTGTAATTGTGACTGCATGCTGTGGTGAGTGATTTGTATGGGTAGTAATTGACTTGGGTGTGTTTAGTCTTTTTAAGCAGAGTAACTACTGgttctgctgcttttttgccTTTGTGCAATCTCTTTTTACCGTCCTCTGCCCCCTCTCTCCCAACATCCTCCCTGTCCCTGAAGAGTCTTTCTATTTTAACCTCAATTTTCCGCCCTCTCatcttgtatttatttaatagttTCTCATCTCAGCGGATTATTTGCATCGTCATTTTGTCACAATTTACTCCCGAAACGCGCACTGTTGCAGAAGCTGCCCCAAGTACAATAAActtacagacaaacaaaaagtcTTTCCTCCACGTCTTGTGTTCATGTCTCCTGTGAAATCACTGAGTGGCTGTTATTTCTGGCCGGGGTTCAGGTCATGAATATGACACCAATAGAGTTTAAACATCCCGTTTCACACGGCTATGATGGGACTATTTAGACTGTGTACAATTCTCATCTCGGCCCCTGATAAATACATTTCTCCGCAAGTGCCTCGTAAAGATAAATAGAGGCTAAATTAGAACAATTCTGCCAATGGGAGAGTTTTTAGTGGATGGGGAGAGGAAAAACCAACTGGCTTCATGTAGTGGTTAAGCCATAAACATTTGATGGaggtaaaatatttaaaaacaaaatgcttgCTCCGGCATTTGCAATCTAAAATGTCAGAGATAGACACTTCAGTagatttaaatcttttaatcCGGTTGCGCTGAGAGCCAGCTGGTTCCTCATGGTGACTGCAAACTTATTAAAACAAAGGTGTTGTGCAATTTCACTCAATCTGATGGTGACTGTGCAAAGACGTGAACACGGCACCACTCCTCAAGATGACAGGGATTTCATTTAGCTGGCTTAAAGTGGATTTTACACAATGGAATCATCTCACTCCTGCAGGATAATCCCCACACTGAAATTTTCTGCTCTACCAAACTCCTTTAACCTTTGATCCCTGTGGCTGATCTccaaaataggaaaaaaaggggggaaaaaaattgttTAAGTCACAAACTCGTTGGACAATGCTGTTCATTTAGATGCACAGTCTAGATATAACCTTGGCTATAAACCCACTGCGATTACACTGATTTACTTTGGATTTCTCAGATCTTACGCCAAGTTAACGTCTGCCTAGCGGGCTGAACTTGAGTGAGCTGGTTAGGtaatgggggtgggggtggactTTCAAGTGGTGTCATGCACAGTCTTGTTGGGCCACGCTTGTAGTGAGCAGAACACTGGCAGTTAATTCAAACAAGATGACAGAAAATGTAGCACGAGTTTCTAATGTGGACTGCAGCTAATCATACTACTGTGGTTTAAAAAGTGTGACTTGTGTTGCGGTCGAGCCGTGGGGCGcttcatgattttattttaaaaatatgtatatactttttaaaacaatctGAGATGAATACCTTACCCTACCTacagtggccctgagaggtcaaaccAATTGCAACTCAAGAAAACatcagcaaatagaaaaatgctgcagaaacacacacaacacaatgGAAGTTAAATAAAACTCAACAGTGTTTTTGTGGAGACATTAACGTGACAGAACAGTTGGGGTGTTGTCAGGGCGAAAAGTTGCAGGTAATGCATGTTTTAATTCATATAATACTGTAGATGCATGTTTGCTATTAGCCATTTCCTGTTAGCTTACTTCCACAGCTGTTCCATCACATTATTTTCTCCCCCCAAAATTTGGAAGTTTTTCTGCacagctttttttctctttccgtTGTATTTTGTGTacttttgcagcttttttctatttgctggtcttttcttaagttgcagtgcgTTTGAACTCTCAAGGCCAGGATACGGTACTAACCACTTAAAACACTTGCTGAAAATTCAGTGAGTTCTAATGATTTTAATTGTAGGCAGACCTCCTGCCTCCGAAACATTTAGGAGATGTGCACTGTAACAGTATGGCAGCCACATTAAGGTTTAGCCGAAAAATGCAGTTGTAGTAACTCGAGTGGCAGAATTAAAGACCAAAGTCTCACACGTCCTCCAAGTTAAATGAAGGAGTTAGCAGCCAGTGGACCAAACAACTGTGAGGCACATGAGAGGGAAGCCCAGTTTTTGAAACCTAAAAAATGTATAGCTTTGCATCTACAGTGTAATTAGCATAAATGGTTTTcatgtgtgttttattatttatcattaaaTAAGTATATGAACACTGAGGCACTGAGAACAATGCTAGTTTTTGGATGTTCAGCAATCCTCATGTCATGGAAAACCAAAACGAGTGAAAAACGGGGGGAAAAAAGGTTCTTTAGAACTAACGAGAAGTTTTTACTTTTCGTGTTCGTCATGACAAACAAGTGTTTTTTGCATTACACGGAGTGCtgtgaatgtatttttaaaaattgattaGTGCAGCTTTAATCGGTTTCCTCAACATTCTGACCAACACAACCAATTTCTTTTGCAGTCGCCTTATTTAGTTTCCAAATGTCCATTGGCCCAAACAACTGACCCTTTGCAATTTTTAGctttttagtgtgtgtgttggttGTGGTGGGGAAGTTGGGACATATTTCCTCTTGGTGACATTCCTGAGCctgcaggctgtgtgtgtgtgtgtgtgtgttgatgtgaAGCGCATTGTATTGTACTGCTGGGGTGTGAGGTCAGCACTTTCCTTCCCCCATGTCAGTCAGTTACCCCCACCTCCCCCAAGCACAACACACCACCCACCCGCCCTTCACTGCTAACAGGACGAGCCCACAGCGGAAACCGGAGGTCACCTAATCCCTTGGTGACTCCCCAACCCGTTGGCTCAGGGCTTTCCATTGTCGGTCGATGCCGAGCGGCCTTGCTCAGCCGCTTTCCATTTCGTTGTCCTCCCTGAtaacctttattgtttattggtGCATTTCAGTCTCATTTTGGCCACTTCCCCTAGCCAGGAAGCAGACAGTGATCAGCATCCAGCGTGTTACCTGTTGGCTTGTTGTGGTGTAGTAAAACGGGTGTCGCGTTTGCCACCTGGTCGTCTGGCTCTACCAAGCAGCTTTGCAGAAAACCACTGGAACTTGTCTGTGTTGGATCACCTCAACCAGTACTGGGTTTCTTCGATGCATCTGCAAAACTTTAGAATTCACTGAGCACATTTCGTGTCTGCTTGACTCGACCTTTCTCTCCCAGTTTCCCTGCTCCTGTCAGTGAATCTGGGTGGACAAAGGGAGTGAGAGGAGAAAGCAGATCAGGGAATTTATTGTGTTTGTTAGCAACCCCAGATGAAAGCCTGAGAGCAATTGTAAAACAGATGTAATGCTCTTACAGCTGCTCCATTGGTCAGCTAATCCCTTTGACTAATGCTTCTCTACCCACCACCCCCAacgtgcacacatgcacactctgCTCTCAGCCCTTACACCTTTACTGCCTTCTGCTGCTCTCCCCTCCTTTACCTCAGTGACCCCCCCCCACCTCCCCAGCTCATATTACCAGTTCACCTCCTCCAACACAGGCCCCCATTGTTCTACTACCTCCGAGTACCCCAAAATGCTAATGGTGTGTTGTCACCCtacatacaaacaaaatgaCATGACATATTGCAGTTACAGGTTTGTCCcaagatggagaaaaacaggGGGATGGGGAGTGTAATAAGAAGACAAGGATAGAGGCAAATGCCTTCAGTTATACTCGGGGAGCCATTCTGATTAAGATCTAGACATTGCATTTATTTCTTGGTTGGTATTATTTTTGcaagatgttttttcttttctgttcacTGGCTGTAGTTCTGAATTtatcctttctctctccctcctcctcctcactgcgagcatgtgtttgttttacttGGCCACTGACTCCCTGTAAGCCATGCACAGTTTAACTCACAACTGCCCTGAGGCAGACATGACCTTACTGCCTTTAAAAAGCCCTGCACTGGCTTCAATTGTTGGGGGACCAGGGGAGTTTCCCCTTACCATGTGCTGCCCGAGTCCTGAGGGCCGATTCCTGTTGTTGAGCCACCATGTTACCCATTCATCCATCTTTCCGACCGTGCATTCATCATTTCGGCGTCTCCATCCATCTTAACTTCAGCTGACAAGCCTTATGGGGTGGTCATCGGAGGCTCCCACTCCAGAGCCACTCAGGCTCCGAGCAATGTAGCGGGCCCCTGCACTCACTCtcaataaacaaacacagagccACTCAAGGCACACGGGGCCTCTCAAATGACAAACAGTTCCTTTCTTTGTAGCTACAGGGAGGGGAAAAATGGCCAGTCTAACTTTGTGAAATGTTTCAACTCTGAAGAAGCTGGCTGAGAGACATTTGTATACATGATCATCCATCTAAGGAGCCCCCCCCTTTGTGGGTTTAGTGCCTCTGTTCGTGTTGGGTCAACACATTCTGGCTTCCTTTTGGGTTATTATTCTGTCTCAGGTCTCTGGTAGCCACAGCGGCGGTTCTTCTCCTGGTCACGCTCCCCTTATGCTTCCATGCTTTGATTGGCCGCTTTAGGAAGGAAGTCTGCGTCAGtctcacacttcctgtttcctgttgtgTCCAGCAACAATCCAAAGGCCCTCTCTCCACCTTCTCCGTGGAACAAGGAAGTTGTCTTTCACCGGTCTTTTCTCCTTTGTCGAGGAATCCTCTCATCAAATACCTCAGCAGAGAATCATCTACTTTCATTTACCGTCACAGTGACTCAAATGTTCATGATACACAAACTCCTTGACCTGTTTTTGTTACAGCGGAGACCTGGGCTGAAAATGAATCTGCTCTCAAGGCGCTCTGGTACAGGCCTCCTGTTGGGTGGTGTGCGCTGGAATGCATCTTGATTATAGAGGGGACTCGCAGAGTAAGGCCATCATCTCCGCAGGCCTGACCACGATGCATTGCAGCCGGCACTGTAGCGCCAAAAAGAGGCTAGTCCTCCTCTTTTCAGTTGCCATGTGGCATTCCGGCTATTCCCATCTGCAGCGCTTggttgtttgtatgttttttttttttttttcttctttcagcacTTGAATGGCATGGCATTCTCTTTGCCTGTTGGTCAGCGGTGAATAGCAATGTTAATGGGTTAGCTGGGAGGCTTTTTAGAGGCGAccgggaggagagaaaggagaggaggaaggaaTTTGGGGATTACGAGGAGGAGAGGTAGGGGTATGAATCGGGGTTTGAGGCAGCAGCTGTTCCCCCTTCTCAATGAGAGAGTTCACCCTGCCCCGtctcctttctttctcccctcttTTCTTCAGTCCTCAGCAGGATACAGTATTTCTTCTGTCCCCTTCACACCACCTCTCTCCTGCCTCTCCTGTCCTCTTGCCTCGTCTGCGTTAATGAGTAGCAGTAGCTGTTGGTGAAACAGCTGGCTGAGACAGAAGCGAGGCGCTGTCTTGAGAGAGGATTGAGTAACGCGTAAGCCTGTTGgccaaacttttaaaaaaacaaaacaaatgcctCTAGCTGAgtgtctttttctgtcttataATCCTTATATAACACACACACCCGTTCACAGCAGCGCAGCTCCCAACCCGCAAAGAtcgagaaaaaaaacaagtgaagcTGGAGTGAAATGTACGGTTTATTGAGGAAATCCCCTTGATAAATGGAGCCACAGCCATGTGCTTTctgtcttctgtgtgtgtgtgggggcaCTTGTAGGTTTCAGATAAACTTTGACTCATTTCGACCTCAGTGAAAGAATTCTGCGTGAATCTGATTTTATCTTCATCCTCGGCTCTCCTTTATAAGTCGCCTCTGTTGGAACACGTACATTTTGCCTTTGATTTGAatgttttgttgcttttcctcTGTCAGCGGCGTTAACCACAATCTTTGAATACCATGTAGGGTTCTTACATTGTCTGATCTCTTTATTTCTAGCAcctcttttgagttttttttatcGCTTGAACCTTTCCAAATGAGAAAATGTAAAGGTCTGTCAGCTATTTGCTCCAGGAATACAACTTGGAACAAAGgcagagatgtgtgtgtgtgtgtgtgtgtgtgtgtgtgtgtgtgtgtgtgtgtgtgtgtgtgtgtgtgtgtgtgtgtgaatagtTGAACTGACTTAGCAGAGGGATGTGAACAGGTGACAGGCAGTGGTCATAATCCCTGTTCTGATGTCAGATTGTCCCATGTGTCCAAGGCTGTGCTTCGCATACATGTATGTGTATTTTGTGCATGTGTTCGGTGCACACATGAACGCGTGTGTGGATGAATGTGCAACGGCGTGAGGACACGAGCGGCAGCAGGCGTTGGAATGCTCTCGCGGAGTTAATGGGGAGCCATCTCGTTTTCACTCCCCTTTATGGCACGCTCTCTCTGAGATTTCACACCACATTAAGTTCGTATTTCACCGCGGCTACGCACAGCTGGACCCCTACCTGCGTCTCTTTATTCCGAGTTGGACGTGTGAAATCGGGTGTCATCTTATCTAAGCGATACAGTTTCAAAGATCTGCATGTGGttctgtaaaaggaaaaaaaatatagatGATGGATTGTTAGGCGCACGCGGATGCAGTTTTGGGCTGATTCTTGGTGTTTTTAATGAAAGCTGTTGCTTCCATTCCTCTCTCCTGCTGCAGCACTGAAAACCTAAGTATGGTGAAATGTGGCATAACTGGTTGTGCATGGAGAGACAGTGAGAAGTCAGCAGTGGAGTGAGGGAGGACGCGTTAGTGGTTGAAGAAGTAAAGGGCAGGAGTGCAGGCTGGGTTGGGCTCATCTGAGTATTTTAATAAGTAGAGCCAGCACCATGCAAACTCTTGCGCATGTTTTCCCTACAAAATATCTTTCACTTGGAGGTGGCTGAGGCTcgggaggtagagcaggtcatctgctaattggaaggttggatCAATCCCTGTCTGCAACCAGCAAATTACTGAGCCCTGTATAAATGTGACTTTTAGTCTTGACATGTCAGCTTAGCCTGATTGTGTTGCACATGAGGTCAAAAGTTCACAGCATTGCTGGTCTATTGAAGGGTGTAGAAAGGTCTGGAGAAACTAGCTTTGCATTGTCATTTGGGATGCTCCCTGAAGTCATTTGTTGTTCTGCTGCTTATGCAAATGTCGTCTTTGTCTCTGCAGAGTGTCGGCCTGGCTCTTTCAAAGCGGAGGCATCGAGTGACGCGTGTGAGCCATGTCCTCCCAACACCGATACGCTGGAACATGGGGCTGTGCTTTGTGCCTGCAAGGATGGCTTCTTCCGGGCCCCAACCGACCCCTCTACTGGACCCTGCTCAGGTGAGGCccgtggaaaaaaaaaaaaacatttgaaatgagGATCGGTGTGTTTGCTGCTCGGTCAGTGCAACCAGTGCCATTTCCACACGTGACCTTTCCAGTGTgtaatcaaaacagacattttaaaaGTGACTGTGAATCCTTCAGGATGTGCAGGGGTGTGTTTATGGTTTTGAACTGGCAGCATGACTTTCAGCCGACACCGGACATGTTTAAAACTTATTTTTATCAAACTTCTTTTCTAAAAAAAGTATATTTCCAGTcatagctgaaaaaaaaaaatcccacacatCTGGCATCCTGTGCTTCTCTTCTTTGTTGCTCTTAATACTGCATGCATTTCCATCCTGTGCTCACCAGGCCCCCCCTCTGCACCACGAGATCTTTCGGCTGTCCCTCAGCCCTCCGTGGGAAGACTCATCCTCTCCTGGACCCCCCCTGAAGACACCGGAGGTCGTAATGACATCACCTACAACGTGGAATGCCAGCGCTGCGATGGGGTTGTGTGTCACCCCTGTGGGGAGAGAGTTCGCTATGAGCCGGCGAGCATGAAGCTGACTGAGGCCAGGGTGTCAGTGAGCGAGCTGGAAGCTCACCTCAACTACACCTTCATCGTGGAGGCGCACAGCGGTGTGTCGCAGTTGGCTGGTGAGGCGCAGCGGCCACCATCCAGGAGCAATGTCACTATATTTCTGCACTACACAGGTGAGCGCGGCTTGTATGAAGCAGCACTGTGGGGCTGTCTGTGAGGTAGCGACAGCTCCACAGGTTGAAAGATGAACTTTCGGATTTTATCTCTAAAGTCTACCTattattttatctattttttctTATATCTTCTCAGCTTTTCACATCACAAAAAACCCCTAATATTCTCTACCGTCTCCTTAGATCCCCCACAAATTACCACAATGCGACTGGTGGGAAGGACCTCCACTAGCCTGGCTCTTTCCTGGGATGTATCCCCTCGACCACGTCCCCAGCTTAACATCCGGTATAAACTAACTTACCACAAGAAGGTGagcatcttttgtttttctcaccagGAATGCCCTGAAATCAAACTGTTTGTCTTATGTATCATTTTGGTTTTGTgtcagtgcatgtgtgttacgCATGTTGTTTAAATAACAGATCCACTGGATCTATTTTGAGTATTCATAATTATCATCACGAGGCATAAATTTTCAAAATCAGACATCACCATTTTGGCCATAACCTTAAGCCACTAATTTAAATGCTATAAATGGCTGCAGGATCATGTCTTCTGCAGTAACACTGGCTTCTTAGATCACATGTCTTGCTCTGCCTCCCAGGATGATAACCTCGATAAGACTACCTACACCGTGCTCACGCTCGACAAGAACTCGGCACAAATCAAAGATCTGGCCCCGGGCACGGCCTACCTGTTCAGGGTGCAGGCCCTCGGCAGCGATGACAACTCCGAAGGCTCCAGAATGGAGGAGCATTTCGAGACCTTGACTGAAGGTACAGAGCAGAATCCCTGTACAAGTTTCACTAGTTTCATGCAGATGTGTGCATCTAACCTTGTTTTCTCTTCCAGGAAACCCGTCTCAGAACTACACAGTCTTATTAGTGGCGGCAGTTGGGGTGGCGATGATGCTGATCGTAGTGTTCGCGGTCCTTTTCTTCCGCAGACGGTCAGTAAACGTCCCACTCTGCTTCCCTTCCCTCCACTTTCTGTCTGCTAATCGGTCAGAATAAGTCCTCCTCCACCGGCTTCCTCCCTCATTcttctgcttttcctttttGAGGGGCCTCCAAATGGCCCCCACATTCATCTCTCCTCAcctctcactttctctcttcCTTTAGCCAGCTTTCTCTTTCTATTTATCTGGATTTGTGTCCCAGCATTCACTGGTGAGGAATTTGCGTTGAATGTGCCTTGTCATTGCTCAATGGTGATATTCTAGTGAGTGTTGGGTGGGTGGTGGGGGGACCCTTGAAAGGAAATTTGCCCAGAGTGGTACATTGTTGGTGATAAGAGGGGCTTGGTTCTTTCTGCACCAGGCCACGGGCACTTTGTCAAAGGTGACCCGGGTCTCTGCTGTAGCAGATTGTACTGTAGCCCGTCTGTCTACTTCCCTCCCTCCCCGCCTGCTCGTCTGTCTTTCAGTCTTTAAATCAGCTTTGCAAACACAGTCTATCGACAGCCGCTATCAAAGGGCCACTTCTTTCTGAATGGATGCATTGCAGCAGTGTTGGTATCCTTCTGAAAGCCTTAGAGCACCTAGAAAAATTGCTACAAAGGTTGCCATGTGTTCTTGATGTTAAAGGAGGGAAATAATAAAGAGATAAAGTAGGGCATTAATTTGCAGatggatgtttttatttatttattctttttttttttttttttttttttttttttaggaaaagaAACTCTCACACCAGGCAAGGACCAGAGGACACGTACTTCTCCAccccaggtaaaaaaaaaagataatttctCCCACCTTTCTGTCTCATTTCAATGAATTGACTTGATTTATTTGTCGACCTACAATaacagtgtttgttgttgttgtttcttcctTTGGTTGGCAGAACAATTGAAGCCTCTGAAGACCTACGTGGATCCACACACATACGAGGACCCCAACGTGGCCGTCCTCAAGTTTGCCACCGAAATCCACCCCAGCCACATAACCAAACAGAAAGTCATTGGAGCTGGTGAGTGACAGCCCTGCTGAGACAGTCTGTTGTGGGTCTTAGCTCTGAGATGTTGAAAGATTTTTCCAATCCCCCAAATTCGCTGTTTACATTGTGCATTTTCTACAGCTTAGCGGGGTGACTGACAGTGGTTACTTCAGTGAGATTAACATCCGTCAGGCTCGCGCAACAAGTCGAGACATTTTGTTGTATGGCAACTTCTTGGCTGTGgcaccttttttgttttggctCAAGTTGACAGCACActtacacaaaaaaggaattgTTGCAGGAACGGTGTTTTGGAACGATATCACAGCACCTTCCTGAGCACTgtcggctttttttttttccattttctgccCCACACGATGATACGTTTACTCAACTGCGACCACCTTTTACCCTGTAAGCAAACGGCCTTTTTCAACACGCGCTTCCCACGGCCGCGTGCCCCCCACCCATTCTCCTCTCGTGACAGCTGATTCCCATGcccaccccccaccaccaccctgAACTACAGgctaataaaacaacaacagagaatCAGGCTCTGAGAACACACCTCTATGAGAGAGCCCCGGGCAAAACAGCCACACAGACTTCCTCATTTTCAATCTGTAGCACAGCCAAACCCCTGTGGGTAAAACCTTGAGATGTATCAGATGCATGTTTCAATATTGGGCATCTAGTTTTAAACTCAAGTCTCTGAATgatggtgtttttctttttttgttgcagGGGAGTTTGGCGAGGTGTACCGCGGTATTCTGAAAGCGCCGGGGAGGAAAGAGGTGGCAGTGGCTATCAAGACACTGAAGCCTGGCTACACCGAGAAACAGAGGCAGGACTTTCTGAGCGAGGCCTCCATCATGGGCCAGTTCTCCCACCAGAACATCATTCGCCTAGAGGGAGTGGTTACCAAATGTAAGGGTTTCTGTGAGTTTGGCCGTTTTTTTTCTAAGTTTTATATGTTTCAGTTGTTTTGGTGCAATGGAAAGATGTGTAATTTATTATTCTTGGTGGCTTCTTTGTGCAGTTAAACACGCCATGATTGTGACTGAATACATGGAGAATGGAGCTCTGGATAGGTACCTCAGGGTAAGTCCATACCATGCAGTTTGTACTAATGCAACTATCTCTGTGAGTATAGCCACAAAGAAGctgttaaaaacacaagaacgagctctgaagctcagtttgatcctttttctgttttgtttttttaattattataattttgtTTCTTACACCAGGACCACGATGGTGAGATTTCTTCCTTCCAGCTGGTGGGCATGCTGCGTGGCATCGCTGCAGGCATGAAGTACCTCTCTGACATGAGCTACGTCCACCGAGACCTCGCTGCCCGCAACATCCTCGTCAACAACAACATGGAGTGCAAAGTGTCTGATTTCGGCCTGTCCCGGGTGCTGGAGGACGATCCTGAGGGGACGTACACCACAAGTGTGAGTAGATGTGGGCCTTCCTGACAGCTTTTCTCCAGCCAGAATCATCTTACCACGTCCCGTTTTAAAGATCTCTCTCttacccattttttttt contains:
- the epha2b gene encoding ephrin type-A receptor 2 isoform X1, whose protein sequence is MDFFGGIRRYLFSYVLLNGIFITIQTKEEVLLDMRASGDELGWLTWPLDQGEKTGWEVVQRTLNGSQFYTYSICNVEEREQDNWLRTTFIQRHPLASRVFVELKFIVRDCNSFDGASLICKETFNLYTSESDADVGTTFRKSQFKKVATIAPDEITGKNEMHINTETRVVDGLSRKGFYLAFQDIGACIALLSVRVFYKTCPGTVQNLATFPETVAGAENQPLTEVSGVCVDNAASEELPRIYCTEEGKWAVQVGQCQCKPGYEEVKDTCQECRPGSFKAEASSDACEPCPPNTDTLEHGAVLCACKDGFFRAPTDPSTGPCSGPPSAPRDLSAVPQPSVGRLILSWTPPEDTGGRNDITYNVECQRCDGVVCHPCGERVRYEPASMKLTEARVSVSELEAHLNYTFIVEAHSGVSQLAGEAQRPPSRSNVTIFLHYTDPPQITTMRLVGRTSTSLALSWDVSPRPRPQLNIRYKLTYHKKDDNLDKTTYTVLTLDKNSAQIKDLAPGTAYLFRVQALGSDDNSEGSRMEEHFETLTEGNPSQNYTVLLVAAVGVAMMLIVVFAVLFFRRRKRNSHTRQGPEDTYFSTPEQLKPLKTYVDPHTYEDPNVAVLKFATEIHPSHITKQKVIGAGEFGEVYRGILKAPGRKEVAVAIKTLKPGYTEKQRQDFLSEASIMGQFSHQNIIRLEGVVTKCKGFFKHAMIVTEYMENGALDRYLRDHDGEISSFQLVGMLRGIAAGMKYLSDMSYVHRDLAARNILVNNNMECKVSDFGLSRVLEDDPEGTYTTSGGKIPIRWTAPEAIAYRKFTSASDVWSFGIVMWEVMAFGERPYWDMSNHEVMKAINEAFRLPAPMDCPSAVYQLMLQCWLQDRAKRPRFGDIVSLLDKLLRSPESLKTIADFDPRVSIRLPSTSGSDGSPFRSVSEWLESIKMSQYSENFTCAGIVTMEQVLQMKTEDIKNIGVRLPGHLKRIAYSILGLKDQTSTLSVFAV
- the epha2b gene encoding ephrin type-A receptor 2 isoform X2, giving the protein MDFFGGIRRYLFSYVLLNGIFITIQTKEEVLLDMRASGDELGWLTWPLDQGEKTGWEVVQRTLNGSQFYTYSICNVEEREQDNWLRTTFIQRHPLASRVFVELKFIVRDCNSFDGASLICKETFNLYTSESDADVGTTFRKSQFKKVATIAPDEITGKNEMHINTETRVVDGLSRKGFYLAFQDIGACIALLSVRVFYKTCPGTVQNLATFPETVAGAENQPLTEVSGVCVDNAASEELPRIYCTEEGKWAVQVGQCQCKPGYEEVKDTCQECRPGSFKAEASSDACEPCPPNTDTLEHGAVLCACKDGFFRAPTDPSTGPCSGPPSAPRDLSAVPQPSVGRLILSWTPPEDTGGRNDITYNVECQRCDGVVCHPCGERVRYEPASMKLTEARVSVSELEAHLNYTFIVEAHSGVSQLAGEAQRPPSRSNVTIFLHYTDPPQITTMRLVGRTSTSLALSWDVSPRPRPQLNIRYKLTYHKKDDNLDKTTYTVLTLDKNSAQIKDLAPGTAYLFRVQALGSDDNSEGSRMEEHFETLTEGNPSQNYTVLLVAAVGVAMMLIVVFAVLFFRRRKRNSHTRQGPEDTYFSTPEQLKPLKTYVDPHTYEDPNVAVLKFATEIHPSHITKQKVIGAGEFGEVYRGILKAPGRKEVAVAIKTLKPGYTEKQRQDFLSEASIMGQFSHQNIIRLEGVVTKFKHAMIVTEYMENGALDRYLRDHDGEISSFQLVGMLRGIAAGMKYLSDMSYVHRDLAARNILVNNNMECKVSDFGLSRVLEDDPEGTYTTSGGKIPIRWTAPEAIAYRKFTSASDVWSFGIVMWEVMAFGERPYWDMSNHEVMKAINEAFRLPAPMDCPSAVYQLMLQCWLQDRAKRPRFGDIVSLLDKLLRSPESLKTIADFDPRVSIRLPSTSGSDGSPFRSVSEWLESIKMSQYSENFTCAGIVTMEQVLQMKTEDIKNIGVRLPGHLKRIAYSILGLKDQTSTLSVFAV